In Humulus lupulus chromosome 6, drHumLupu1.1, whole genome shotgun sequence, a single genomic region encodes these proteins:
- the LOC133785236 gene encoding uncharacterized protein LOC133785236 — translation MFSGWCFTSNSACHDGGRIIVSWNPLSFTVTILRCSSQFIHLFVEPVGKQGSFYVTFIYGFNEEDGRRGLWRDLQELSRLDSWIVMGDFNDILSKEERIGARVRFKNSVDFSNCVEACQLEDIKYSGNYFTWNNKQQGEERIFSKIDRVLANQKWLDSYPTAEAFFPNEGLFDHTPAILTVYEVHGTSMYQLVTKLKRLKPIFKEINQLGFSDLHSAVLKARTHLDACQDAVRGDPMNQELQLCELAARKDFAKVHNAYQSFLQQKAKLSWVKDGDDNTAFFHRSIRDRRSQNRVLAIMNDSGVWVEEPQQIIEAFLEYYKRLLGSTLANRKAVSTLVIQAGPVVSKHQAHLLQADYSMEEIKKAIFDIPGLKAPGLDGYGSYFFQDNWNLVGRDVYEAITSFLHTG, via the exons ATGTTTTCGGGATGGTGTTTCACATCTAATAGTGCATGTCATGATGGGGGTAGAATAATAGTAAGCTGGAACCCTCTTAGTTTTACGGTGACTATCTTGAGATGCTCAAGTCAATTCATTCATCTATTTGTTGAACCAGTGGGTAAGCAGGGCAGTTTCTATGTTACTTTCATCTATGGTTTCAATGAAGAGGATGGGAGGAGAGGACTTTGGAGAGATTTGCAGGAGCTCTCTAGGTTGGATTCTTGGATTGTCATGGGTGATTTCAATGACATTCTCAGCAAAGAAGAGAGAATTGGTGCAAGGGTAAGATTTAAGAATTCAGTGGATTTTAGTAACTGTGTTGAAGCTTGCCAATTAGAAGACATTAAGTACAGTGGAAACTATTTTACCTGGAATAATAAGCAGCAAGGAGAAGAGAGGATTTTTTCAAAGATAGACCGAGTTTTAGCTAACCAGAAATGGTTAGACTCTTATCCTACTGCTGAAGCCTTTTTTCCAAATGAAGGATTGTTTGATCACACCCCTGCAATTCTGACTGTTTATGAG GTACACGGCACTAGCATGTATCAGCTAGTGACAAAGCTAAAGAGACTCAAACcaattttcaaagaaattaatCAATTGGGGTTTTCTGATCTGCACTCTGCTGTTCTTAAAGCTAGAACACATCTGGATGCATGTCAAGATGCAGTCAGAGGGGATCCTATGAATCAGGAATTGCAGCTCTGTGAACTAGCAGCACGAAAAGATTTTGCCAAGGTTCATAATGCATATCAATCATTCTTACAGCAAAAGGCTAAGTTGAGCTGGGTTAAAGATGGTGATGACAATACTGCTTTTTTTCACAGAAGTATTCGGGACAGAAGGTCACAAAATCGCGTGCTTGCTATAATGAATGATAGTGGAGTTTGGGTAGAAGAACCACAACAAATTATTGAGGCCTTTTTGGAGTATTACAAGAGGCTACTGGGCAGTACTTTAGCAAACAGAAAGGCTGTTTCGACCTTAGTTATACAAGCTGGACCTGTGGTTTCAAAGCACCAAGCGCATCTGTTGCAAGCTGATTACTCCATGGAAGAAATTAAGAAAGCAATATTTGACATACCTGGACTCAAAGCTCCTGGTCTGGATGGATATGGTAGTTACTTTTTCCAAGATAATTGGAACCTTGTTGGAAGGGATGTATATGAAGCTATTACTTCTTTTCTCCATACAGGGTAG